The Danio rerio strain Tuebingen ecotype United States chromosome 19, GRCz12tu, whole genome shotgun sequence genome includes the window CTTACTTCAGTGTTCAAGTTCACTTGCACATATTCAGTGGTTAAAAATTTAACATGGTATATATagtattaaaacaaaatcacatctctggttaaaaaaaaaaaaaagatttttttaatacaaGGAATTTGATTGGTTTGCAAGAAATACGGCCATTGTTGCCAACACAgcgttaaattaaaaatatatattcattcattcattttcttttcggcatagtacctttattaatcaggggtcaccaccgcagaatgaaccgccatcttatccagcttatattttatgcagcacatgccctttcagctgcaactcagtactgggaaacatccacacattcattcacatacacactcatacactacgggcaatttagccaacccgattcacctgtaccgcatgtcttaggactgtgggggaaaccggagcacccggaggaaacccacatgaacgcaggaagaacatgcaaactccacacagaaacgccaactgagccgaggctcgacccagtgaccttcttgctgtgaggctacctactgcaccactgcttcgcccaccgacaatttagcttatctaattcacctatagcgcatgtgtttggactgtgaggataACAGGAGCATCCGAAGGAactgcaaacgccacacagaaatgccaactggcccagccggggttcaaaccagcgaccttcttgctgtgaggtgatcgtgctacccaccgcACCACCATAAcgcctataaataaatatacttgaaTGAAAGGATCTTTATTATTGACTTCAAAATTAAcctctttaaataataattgtttctTTTGGTGAATGACAACACAGGCCACAGGGTTTGTACGCTGTATTTTTATTGCCTAACAAAAATGACCTAAAAAGAGTACGTAATTAGTATaattaaaacctaaatgtcaAGGTAAACCTGATTTCTTGGTtccattaaatcaaataaaagatCAGTGCAATAAAACAAGCAAGACTGGCTTCATTTCTATACAAGTCATCGCATATGTATCTGAGACGATAGTTACGAACATGCTGAAATCAGAAAATAAAAGCACTGTGCGCGCGTTTGCGTGTAAACTCTTATTGGGAATAAGCAAGTGTGTTTTCAGAGCAAGTAGGACAGCAGATTCTCATTAAACCACTCTCGGGTGAACTGCAGATGATCTCCTTCAGAGGCCAGAAACACAAGCTTCCCTGCTGAATCCATCGCTGCCAAACCCAGACGATCCTACAGAAAGAAAAGACATCTTATGAGACTTTTAAACACATTCATTTGACATTTTGCacttatattttacagtaaggtaattcattcaatcattttcttttcggcttagtctctttattcattgggggtcgccacagtggaatgaaccgccaactttaccagcatatgttttacacagcagatgcccttccagccgcaacccatcactggaaagccGTAaggtaatatatattttaaatatatttcaatttGACTACCTATTAGTAAATGTATATttgcaaacaaacatttatttcagtattaattcatctttgttaattcTAGCTAGTGAAAATAGTCATTTATGGTTCTTGTTAACTCAGAATGCAGAATTATAAGCATAACTTTGGATGTTAATGATGCATTGGTAAATGTTGAACTAAGATTAATTAATGCTGTACATGTATTGTTcgttatttgtttatgttagtaaatacattaacagcaTTAATTAACAgaaccttattattattattaagtgtgaCTGATTCACtttaaacttttgttttaatgttgaaaatttaattgagtacaagagttattttagttaattaattattacatATTCTAGTTTGTAATGCATGTTGTCATcggttaatattaatattttatacagcTATGGAAAAAGACTTAAGTGTGGGCTTCTCAGCTTTTCTGGATTTAATTATTAGTTTGAGTAGAATGTTaagacttaatttttataaaagtcaattaataaaacaaaagaaatgctctaaatgacaacatATTTAAAACTTGGAAAAAATGTCATGAGTAgtttacagatggatggatggatggatagaacgacagatggatagaaggatggaaaAATTATAAATGGTGAaaaaattatggatggatggatggatagatagaacgacagagaTGGATGTATAgaaagaatgacagacagacggacagatagacacagacagacggatggatagatagaacgatagatagaaaaatgatagatagatagatagatagatagatagatagatagatagatagatagatagatagatagatagatagatagaaagaaaaattatggatggatgaatggatggatggatggatggatggatggatggatggatggaacgacggatggatagaacaatggatggacgaatggataaATTAtcgattgatggatagatagatgtaaaattatagatggatgaatggaaggattgATAAATTATGGATGAATAGATGTAAaaattatagatagatagatagatagatagatagatagatagatagatagatagatagatagatagatagatagacagacagacagacagacagacagacagacagacagacagacagacagactgactgactgactgactgacagacagatagataggaagatagacagatagataaatagaaaaattatggatggatggaacgacggatggatgaatggataaattatagatagatggaaaattactgatggatgaatggatggatgtaaaaattatgcatagacagacagacagacagacagacagacagacagacagacagacagacagacagacagacagacagacagacagacagacagacagatagatagatagatagatagatagatagatagatagatagatagatagatagatagatagatagatagatagatagatagatagatagataaaattatgaatgaatggatggatagaatgacatggatagaaggatggaaaaattatgaatggatgaaaaaattatggatggttggatagatagaacgacagagatggatggatagatagaaagaatgacagacagatggatggatggacagacagttagacggatggatggatggatggatggatagatagaacgatggatggaaaaaagatagaaagatagagagagagagagagagagagagagagagagagagatagttggatagatagacggatggatggatggatggatggacagaacaatagatagaataaaacaatggatggatgttATTGTTTAAGTATTTAgttgaatgttaataattaaaaacagccTGTAGTCATGAGTTTACCTCTTTGTATATGGGGCTTTCTTGCAGTGTTTCCAGTTCTTCAGCTTGACCAGCTTTATAAAAGCCAAACCACTGTCAAAGACAATCCAGTTAGAAAGAGTTCCGGCTTTTCTAATTCAGTAAAGAGAGAGTTCAGATTTCACCTCAGAGTCCACAGGATCAACGATGGAGTCCTGCAGGAACTTCACCATCACAAACTTATTCAGAGACATCAGATTCTTCTTGTACGTCTCATTCACCACCTGACAGAACCAAAATATCCTCATTTTCCAAATATATTTACAAGATATGCTATAGTATCCTACAAGAAAGATTTCCAAATATCAGCACATGAGTGTCAACATAAATATGATACTGATTTTATACAACAGTCACAGAGCAACAACATGGTGACTCGTACCTAAAAGAACTAGTTCTGTTTTGAACAAATCAAGTCAATGATTCAATCAACCATTCATAAAGACATCTGCTGTATCTGAAATCGCCCCCTATACACTGTCACTATTCCCTACATCAaatcacttttttacatttacatttagtcatttagcagatgcttttatccaaagcgacttacaaatgaggacaaggaagcaatttacacaactataagagcaacaacgAATAAGTGCTgttggcaagtttcaggtctgtagaggtctgcattcctgcggctgtcccgcgggcgccgcaggacccgaccagatttctgcgacgcgggaataaatttccgaataaatcgcgggagcggtcggtaacgggtttaatttgggacgggagcgggctgtctagcaatatcacggatattgctatgcgaatgagagagagagagagagctttgcctgtgtgtgtgcttggtgcttgtgtgtgtgtattttagtgcgcgcgcgcaaatgagagagaaaaagagagctttcccaaatagcaaaataaactcaggccagttccggctagattctcgcttgccggagacttaccactcggtCCGGCTCcagctgccggactcgggccggatgcttgtggactcactgcccgaatccggccgtaagcgagccgacgctgccgcatccgcgccggaatcggcccgagagtaatgtgcgctgcggcccggagctggcgcgactaggtatttatatacctttatataaaaccttttgttattacattggtacttgatatatggtattacatgcctttgagttgatataacagcaaacgcctgtgtgtctgcttggtgcttgtgtgtgtgttagtgcgcgcgcgtgtatgaaagagagagagagagagagctttgtctatgtgtgtgtgtgcttggtgctgtgtgtgtttatacagacagcttggctgtctggactgtatagctgggtgattttcggttttgttctcccccgctctttagcgtgatcgggcgcggcgggcagaaaacggggcgggtcgggcagcggtacaacaaattcttaatatctCAAATTCTTAATAACGTCGGGTTCGGGCGAAAACCTGGCaagtgcgggcgggagcgggattcaaaatttagtcccgcgcagatctctactgtaaagtgtaagaagcaaaacattagtaaattttgtttttgtagtacagttagcggtggagccagagaggcaattgcagattaggaagtgaagtggagactaaatagttaagtttttagtcgtttcttgaagacagcgagtgactctgctgttctgatgcagttagggagttcattccaccaactgggcagattgagcgcgagagttcgggaaagtgatttcttccctctttgggatggaaccacgaggcgacgttcattcacagaacgcaagtttctggaggcacATACATCAGCAGAAGTGTGAGCAGATAAGAagaagcaaagccagaagtcgctttgtaagcaaacatcagagttttgaatttgatgcgagcagcaactggcagccagtgcaaacggatgagtagcggagtgacgtgtttattgtcacatcattagcagcatgtgtgctatgatgagtgaaaagcttattACTACACTAATATAAATGTTACCCCCTTTTCCCCCCGGAAAATGTTTTAAGGCCCCCCTcaacatttaattatattatcgtttctataagtttgcagtaaaaatgacaaaaaaaattgttttcaaacaaattgtGTGTTTATTACATAGCTAAATATGTTTATGCATTATTAAGATGACACACTCCTAATTTCTAAACAACTCACCCGCTCCTGATTGATGTCAGCAAGGAAGAGGCTGTATTTTTTATACAGGTCGTCATTGAGAGGATCGTGCCAGTATTGCGCCTGAACTAAGCtggaataaaatcaaaataaatgttgGTTATAATCAGTTTAGTGTGAAAAAGGAGAAGCTGAAATCCATCATGCACGCACTGTTTCTGAACTGCGTCTGTATAAGCGCCTGAGTTGAGCTGCTTGCGGATCCAGTCGCAGATATGAGAGCTTTCGCCAGGACACCGAGGAAGACCATACACTCCTGAGATCAAGAACAGGAGGGAAAAAAACATATTCAACAGCCAgacatatattaaaatatgatatGTGTTACTATGATACTATCAATCAGGTGTCATGTGTATCAGTtactatcatttttttttcactacAAAATTGTGAGATTTGTAAAATTatctaaaacatttatacttttgTTCAGGGTTCGAGGAAAAGTAAACTCTTCTATAGTCTAtaataataagtgaagtttattttatacatgcttatgattgaccacagcagaagctgcattagctaacacatgaattaccaatcagacgattcctaagtcactataaataaccacaatCTTCAAATtatagtcatcttcgtcttgaaatccccccttccaccccgaTTCCTTCCCCTTTTTTTCTAGATTGGGTAccacggcagcccagtggttagcactgttgcctcacggcaagaaCGACACTGGTTCAATTCCTTACTAGGCCACTCAACgtttctaaggccccgtttacactagtacgttttagttttaaaacggcgttgtagaatgaaaacgatccgcgtccacactcgcgttttatccagcgtttctgaacagctctccgtccacaccaaaacgctgaaaacgcacatcacgtgaccacacagacgctctcgggcaagcgctgcagcccatgtacccagatgagagctctgctagtcagacttctcatcaagcatctcccgctggatctaatctcactatatttattaaacgggatatttcattcatcttgttgtctttatctaacgacatattccctgactttgggcattggaatctattacttgttctcaggtaacgtgttttggctgagcgcaaagataagttaatgattaatgtaaccacgtacattctgtatattgactgatcgcttgcctttatttcctataatgtataaacttattgtatgttatacttttaaaatggccattatcgattcttaaaactgatactcagcaaaagagaggggatgtttcgtattttcactgaaattgaaaggaggcagttgttatcggctccgttttgttataaatatccagacagtgaagatgacgctcatcttatacagcacggcgcctcaacatgtctgctgtctaagttgctaatattaaaatgaaaataggcagttccttcaatcatgtttacattttattgttgagaaagtgaaacaacgaagccagggtgatgtgaatgaagttataaagtacactgttccctttgaagatttacccgtgtcctcggtatagtctgcttttccatatcaaactgagaagaagagactgcagccttgatcaaacttgcgaagtctgaacttacacggagaagattcaggactgaactgtgtgttaggctacttaatattcaggaaaagccccaatcagagaggcgaacgtctgcagccccgcctccgttttcagatgtctccgttttccatcatccacactgag containing:
- the ppt1 gene encoding palmitoyl-protein thioesterase 1 isoform X1 — its product is MAPSAAFRLLSVSGCLLLLCGTSWASNGTVPLVIWHGMGDSCCNPLSMGAIKKMVEQEVSGIYVLSLMIGKSVFEDTENGFLMDVNKQVSFVCDQLAKDPKLKEGYNAMGFSQGAQFLRAVAQRCPDPPMRNLISVGGQHQGVYGLPRCPGESSHICDWIRKQLNSGAYTDAVQKHLVQAQYWHDPLNDDLYKKYSLFLADINQERVVNETYKKNLMSLNKFVMVKFLQDSIVDPVDSEWFGFYKAGQAEELETLQESPIYKEDRLGLAAMDSAGKLVFLASEGDHLQFTREWFNENLLSYLL
- the ppt1 gene encoding palmitoyl-protein thioesterase 1 precursor (The RefSeq protein has 1 substitution compared to this genomic sequence) is translated as MAPPAAFRLLSVSGCLLLLCGTSWASNGTVPLVIWHGMGDSCCNPLSMGAIKKMVEQEVSGIYVLSLMIGKSVFEDTENGFLMDVNKQVSFVCDQLAKDPKLKEGYNAMGFSQGAQFLRAVAQRCPDPPMRNLISVGGQHQGVYGLPRCPGESSHICDWIRKQLNSGAYTDAVQKHLVQAQYWHDPLNDDLYKKYSLFLADINQERVVNETYKKNLMSLNKFVMVKFLQDSIVDPVDSEWFGFYKAGQAEELETLQESPIYKEDRLGLAAMDSAGKLVFLASEGDHLQFTREWFNENLLSYLL